The Equus przewalskii isolate Varuska chromosome 5, EquPr2, whole genome shotgun sequence genome window below encodes:
- the LOC103546806 gene encoding olfactory receptor 8S1-like, whose protein sequence is MALGNHSTISEFILLGLSTDPHVQALSFVLFLAIYLLTLLGNLMMLLVIRTDPHLHTPMYFFLSHLSFLDLCYSSVTLPKLLENLLSQKKMISVEGCLAQVFFLFDTGGTEACLLTVMAYDRYVAICHPLLYSQMMSNQLCKGLVCGSWGLSFLDAFINILLALDFDFCRDQSIPHYSCELPSLFPLSCSDISTSFTVLLCSSLLHGLGTCFLIIFSYTLIVSTILGISSSSGRIKTFSTCSSHLTAVLLFYGSAFLRYTMPTSGSPLELVFSVQYSVVTPLMNPLIYSLKNNEVKAAVRRTFRKYLQYMLTKDRR, encoded by the coding sequence atggcattgggaaaccACAGCACCATTAGTGAGTTCATCCTCCTTGGATTGTCTACAGACCCCCATGTCCAGGCTCTGTCCTTTGTGCTGTTCCTAGCAATTTACCTCCTGACTCTGCTGGGAAACCTGATGATGCTTCTGGTGATCAGGACTGATCCTCACCTCCAtacacccatgtacttcttcctgagTCACCTCTCTTTCCTGGATCTTTGCTACTCCTCAGTCACCCTGCCCAAGCTGCTGGAGAATCTCCTGTCTCAGAAGAAAATGATCTCTGTGGAGGGCTGTCTAGCTcaagtcttctttttgtttgacaCTGGGGGCACTGAAGCCTGCCTTCTCAcagtgatggcctatgaccgctatgttgcCATCTGCCATCCTCTGCTCTATAGCCAAATGATGAGCAACCAGCTCTGCAAGGGGCTGGTGTGTGGCTCCTGGGGACTGAGCTTTCTGGATGCATTCATCAATATCCTGCTAGCTTTGGACTTTGACTTCTGTAGGGATCAGTCCATTCCCCACTACAGTTGTGAGCtaccctctctcttccctctgtcctgctcTGACATCTCCACCAGTTTTACTGTTCTGCTCTGCTCCAGTCTCCTGCATGGGCTAGGGACCTGTTTCCTGATCATATTCTCCTACACCCTCATTGTCTCCACCATCCTGGGTATCAGCTCCTCCTCAGGCAGAATCAAGACCTTCTCCACCTGCTCATCCCACCTTACTGCAGTGCTCCTGTTTTATGGTTCAGCTTTCCTTCGCTATACCATGCCAACTTCAGGTTCACCACTGGAGTTGGTCTTCTCTGTACAGTACAGTGTGGTCACTCCCTTAATGAATCCCCTTATCTATAGCTTGAAGAACAATGAGGTGAAAGCAGCTGTGAGAAGGACCTTTAGAAAATATCTCCAATATATGCTGACCAAAGACAGAAGATGA
- the LOC103546779 gene encoding LOW QUALITY PROTEIN: olfactory receptor 8S1-like (The sequence of the model RefSeq protein was modified relative to this genomic sequence to represent the inferred CDS: substituted 1 base at 1 genomic stop codon) → MGLGKHSTIREFILFRLSADPHIQVMLFVLFFGIYLLTIMGNLMMMVIRIDSHLHSSMHFFLSHLSFLDLCLTSVIVPKKLENLLSQKKXISVEGCLAQAFFVFSVAGTEAFVLSAMAYDRCTAICYQLLYDQVMSQHSCGGLVWISWGLGSLDALINTLMTWYLEFCEAHILPHFSCELPSLFPLSCSGISTSFAVLVCSAIVHASGTLLLVFLSYAHIVSTILSISSTISRSKAFSTCSSHLTAVSFFYRSAFLLYLMPTLSSPLKLIFSMQYSVVTPLMNPLVHSLKSKEVKAALRRMLQRGLQHLR, encoded by the coding sequence ATGGGCTTAGGAAAGCACAGCACCATCAGGGAATTCATCCTCTTTAGACTGTCTGCCGACCCCCACATCCAGGTTATGCTCTTTGTGCTTTTCTTCGGGATTTATCTCCTGACCATCATGGGGAAtctgatgatgatggtgatcaGAATTGATTCTCACCTCCACTCATCCATGCACTTCTTCCTCAGTCACCTCTCTTTCCTGGATCTTTGTTTAACTTCAGTCATTGTGCCCAAGAAGCTGGAGAATCTCCTgtctcaaaagaaataaatctcaGTAGAAGGCTGCCTTGCTCAggctttttttgtgttttcagttGCAGGGACTGAAGCCTTTGTCCTCTCtgccatggcctatgaccgctgcACTGCCATCTGCTACCAACTGCTCTATGACCAAGTGATGAGTCAACACTCGTGTGGGGGTCTGGTATGGATCTCCTGGGGACTGGGCTCTCTGGATGCTCTCATTAACACCCTCATGACTTGGTATTTGGAGTTCTGTGAGGCTCATATCCTGCCTCACTTCAGCTGTGAGCTGCCATCTCTATTCCCTCTATCTTGCTCTGGTATCTCCACCAGCTTTGCAGTCCTGGTGTGCTCTGCCATTGTGCATGCCTCTGGAACCTTACTCCTGGTCTTCTTATCATATGCCCACATTGTCTCCACCATCCTGAGCATCAGCTCCACCATAAGCAGAAgcaaggccttctccacctgctcctcccacctcaccgCAGTGAGCTTCTTCTACAGATctgcttttcttctctatctcatGCCAACCTTAAGTTCCCCACTGAAGTTGATTTTTTCCATGCAGTACAGTGTGGTCACTCCCCTAATGAATCCCCTTGTCCACAGCTTGAAGAGCAAGGAAGTAAAAGCAGCTCTGAGAAGAATGTTGCAAAGAGGATTACAGCATCTTAGATAG
- the LOC103546807 gene encoding olfactory receptor 8S1-like: MASGNHSSITEFILLGLSADPQVQALLFALFLMIYLLTLLGNLLMILVIHTDSNLHTPMYFFLSHLSFQDLFYSSVTVPKMLENLLSQRKAISVKGCLAQVFFVFATTGIEACLLSVMAYDRYAAICHPLLYCQVMSKQLCVRLVWGSWVVAFLDALINILLALNLDFCEVQTIHHYSCELPSLLPLSCSDVSTNSAMLLCSVILHAIGTCLLIIFSYACIVSTILSISSATGRSKAFSTCFSHLTAVILFYGSAVLRYLMQASGSPLELILSIQYSVITPLVNPLIYSLKNKEVKAALRRMMLKYLQCLRQHRREIT, encoded by the coding sequence ATGGCCTCAGGAAATCACAGCAGCATCACAGAGTTCATCCTCCTCGGACTGTCTGCTGACCCCCAGGTCCAGGCTCTGCTCTTTGCTCTGTTCCTGATGATTTACCTCCTGACTCTGCTGGGGAACCTGCTGATGATACTTGTGATCCATACAGATTCTAacctccacacacccatgtatttcttcctgagCCATCTCTCCTTCCAAGACCTCTTCTATTCTTCAGTCACTGTACCCAAGATGCTTGAGAACCTCCTGTCTCAGAGGAAAGCCATCTCAGTAAAGGGCTGCCTGGCTCAAGTCTTCTTTGTGTTTGCCACTACAGGGATTGAGGCCTGCCTGCTCTcagtgatggcctatgaccgctatgctGCCATCTGCCACCCTCTGCTCTACTGCCAGGTGATGAGTAAACAACTATGTGTGAGGTTGGTGTGGGGCTCTTGGGTTGTGGCCTTTCTGGATGCACTCATCAACATCCTCCTGGCTTTGAATTTGGACTTCTGTGAGGTTCAAACCATCCACCACTACTCCTGTGAGCTGCCTTCCCTCTTGCCTCTCTCCTGCTCGGATGTCTCCACCAACTCTGCAATGCTGCTTTGCTCTGTCATCCTCCACGCCATTGGGACCTGCCTCCTGATCATCTTCTCTTATGCCTGCATTGTGTCCACCATCCTGAGCATCAGCTCTGCCACAGGCAGAAGCAAGGCCTTCTCCACTTGCTTCTCCCACCTCACTGCAGTGATCCTGTTCTATGGCTCAGCCGTCCTTCGCTATCTCATGCAAGCCTCAGGTTCACCTCTGGAGTTGATCCTCTCCATACAGTACAGTGTAATCACCCCTCTAGTGAATCCTCTCATCTACAGCTTGAAGAACAAGGAAGTGAAAGCAGCTCTGAGAAGAATGATGCTCAAATATTTACAATGTCTCAGACAGCACAGAAGAGAGATAACATGA
- the LOC103546803 gene encoding LOW QUALITY PROTEIN: olfactory receptor 8S1-like (The sequence of the model RefSeq protein was modified relative to this genomic sequence to represent the inferred CDS: inserted 1 base in 1 codon), giving the protein MALRNHSTIAEFILIGLSAGPRVQVLLFVLFLGIYLLTLTGNLMMLLIIRADSHLHTPMYFFLSHLSFVDLCFSSVTVPKLLENLLSKRKIISKEGCLTQAFFVFDIGGIEIFLLSAMAYDHYAAVCYPLIYGQVMSSQLCMNLVWASWGLGFLDAVINIPLAVKLNFCEVHTIPHYSCELPFLFPLSCSDISTNVTVLVGSTLXHGFGTFFLIFFSYTRIVSAILTIRSNTGRSKAFSTCSSHLTAVSFFCGSAFLRRLMPTSGSSPELIFSIQYGVLTPLVNPLIYSLKNKEVKAALRRTLGKCLQWHR; this is encoded by the exons ATGGCCTTGAGAAACCACAGCACCATAGCTGAGTTCATTCTCATCGGGCTGTCTGCTGGCCCCAGAGTCCAGGTTCTGCTCTTTGTGCTGTTTCTGGGGATTTACCTCCTGACCCTGACGGGGAACCTGATGATGCTGCTGATAATCAGAGCTGATTCCCACCTCCACACGCCTATGTACTTCTTTCTGAGTCACCTGTCTTTCGTGGATCTTTGCTTCTCTTCAGTCACAGTGCCCAAGCTTCTGGAGAACCTCCtgtctaaaagaaaaatcatttcaaaagaGGGATGCCTGACTCAAGCCTTCTTTGTGTTTGACATTGGAGGAATAGAAATCTTCCTGCTCTCTGCCATGGCCTATGACCACTATGCTGCCGTCTGCTACCCTCTGATCTATGGCCAGGTGATGAGCAGCCAGCTGTGTATGAATCTGGTGTGGGCTTCATGGGGCCTGGGTTTTCTGGACGCGGTTATCAACATTCCCCTGGCTGTGAAGTTGAACTTCTGTGAGGTCCATACCATCCCCCACTATAGCTGTGAGctgccttttctcttccctttgtcctgCTCTGATATCTCCACCAATGTCACTGTCCTGGTCGGCTCCACAC CTCATGGCTTTGGTACATTTTTCCTGATCTTCTTCTCCTACACACGCATTGTCTCCGCCATCCTGACCATCAGGTCCAACACAGGCAGAAGCAAGGCCTTCTctacctgctcctcccacctcactgcAGTGAGCTTCTTCTGCGGCTCAGCTTTCCTCCGTCGTCTCATGCCAACCTCAGGTTCATCTCCGGAGCTGATCTTCTCCATACAGTATGGTGTGCTCACTCCCTTAGTGAATCCCCTCATCTACAGCctgaaaaacaaagaagtaaaggCAGCTCTGAGAAGAACTTTGGGGAAATGTTTGCAATGGCACAGGTAG